One Pyrus communis chromosome 4, drPyrComm1.1, whole genome shotgun sequence genomic region harbors:
- the LOC137731852 gene encoding serine/threonine receptor-like kinase NFP, protein MKTKTQNVSAALLFFFFLSCHHLLHHAEAQGPTTEGYTCSANQTAYYPCQTYAFYSALFPDFLDLAAVGDLFQVSRLMISKPSNISSPTAPLVPGQPLLIPLSCSCNSPNSSISISYANISYTIKAGDTFYQVSTHNFQDLTTYQSVELVNPNLVATNINIGVTAYFPIFCKCPNRTQVGNQVNYLISYVFQPSDNISTVASLFGVQANSITDLNGDNIQPSDTVFVPVTRLPVLSQPTVAPSAPPSGKTERKGVITGLAIGLGITGLLLVFVIGFSIYRDGLLMKKIGGEGDEEENKVLYRSKQGSKRSKEMEVNLMADVWDCLDKYRVFGIEELREATDGFSDGSLIEGSVYKGSINGDFYAIKKMKWNAYEELKILQKVNHGNLVKLEGFCIDQEDDSCYLIYEYVENGSLYSWLHHNQKEKLSWKTRLLVAMDVANGLLYIHEHTRPRVVHKDIKSSNILLDSNMRAKIANFGLAKTGCNAITMHIVGTQGYIAPEYLADRVVSTKMDVLSFGVVLLELVSGKEAVDEDGNVLWASAGSILEGNEEEKARKLREWVDSELVLESFSMESIVNVVTVAIACVHKDSSKRPTMVDIVYALCKSDDLFFDISDDGSSAPPVRAS, encoded by the exons atgaaaaccaaaactCAGAACGTCTCCGCTGCcctgctcttcttcttcttcctcagctgccaccacctcctccaccaTGCAGAAGCTCAAGGTCCGACCACAGAAGGCTACACCTGCTCAGCCAACCAAACCGCCTACTACCCCTGCCAGACCTACGCCTTCTACAGTGCCCTCTTCCCCGACTTCCTCGACCTCGCTGCCGTTGGCGACCTTTTCCAAGTCAGCCGCCTCATGATCTCCAAACCCAGCAACATCTCCTCCCCAACCGCCCCCCTGGTCCCCGGCCAGCCCCTCCTCATCCCCCTCTCCTGCTCTTGCAATTCCCCCAACTCCTCCATCTCCATTTCCTACGCCAATATCTCCTATACCATCAAAGCCGGCGACACTTTCTACCAGGTCTCCACCCACAACTTCCAAGACCTCACCACCTACCAGTCTGTCGAGCTCGTAAACCCTAATCTGGTCGCCACCAACATAAACATCGGAGTCACCGCCTATTTTCCTATCTTCTGCAAGTGCCCCAACAGAACCCAGGTCGGAAACCAAGTCAACTACCTCATCTCGTACGTTTTCCAGCCCTCTGACAACATCTCAACCGTTGCTTCATTGTTTGGGGTGCAAGCAAATTCCATAACTGATTTAAACGGCGACAACATCCAGCCTTCTGACACGGTTTTCGTGCCAGTGACTCGCCTTCCGGTACTCTCCCAACCCACTGTTGCTCCTTCTGCTCCACCCTCTGGGAAGACAGAGAGGAAAGGAGTGATCACAGGGCTCGCAATTGGGCTGGGAATTACCGGGCTTTTGCTGGTTTTCGTCATCGGGTTTTCGATTTACAGAGACGGATTGCTGATGAAGAAGATTGGCGGGGAAGGAGATGAGGAGGAGAATAAGGTTCTGTACAGGAGCAAGCAGGGGTCAAAGAGGTCGAAGGAAATGGAGGTGAATTTGATGGCGGATGTTTGGGATTGCTTGGACAAGTATAGAGTGTTTGGGATTGAAGAGTTGAGAGAGGCCACAGATGGGTTCAGCGATGGTAGCTTGATTGAAGGGTCTGTGTATAAAGGTTCCATTAATGGAGATTTCTATGCCATTAAGAAGATGAAGTGGAACGCCTATGAGGAGCTCAAGATCTTACAAAAG GTAAACCATGGCAATTTGGTGAAGCTAGAGGGCTTCTGCATAGACCAGGAGGATGATTCTTGCTATCTAATTTACGAGTATGTCGAAAATGGTTCTCTTTATTCATGGTTGCATCATAACCAGAAGGAAAAATTGAGTTGGAAGACAAGGCTGCTTGTTGCTATGGACGTTGCAAACGGTCTCCTATACATTCATGAGCACACTAGGCCGAGGGTTGTGCACAAAGACATCAAGAGCAGCAATATTCTATTAGATTCGAACATGAGAGCGAAAATAGCAAATTTTGGGCTAGCAAAGACCGGTTGCAATGCCATAACAATGCACATTGTTGGAACTCAAGGTTACATTGCACCCGAGTATCTAGCTGACCGGGTGGTGTCGACGAAAATGGATGTTTTGTCTTTTGGGGTGGTTTTATTAGAGCTTGTTTCGGGGAAGGAAGCGGTTGATGAAGATGGAAATGTTTTGTGGGCAAGTGCTGGTAGTATTTTGGAGGGAAATGAGGAAGAGAAGGCAAGGAAACTCAGGGAGTGGGTGGACAGTGAACTTGTCTTGGAGTCGTTCTCAATGGAGAGCATAGTGAATGTTGTGACTGTTGCCATTGCTTGTGTGCATAAAGATTCTTCAAAAAGGCCAACCATGGTGGATATTGTCTATGCCTTGTGTAAGAGTGATGATTTGTTTTTTGACATCTCCGATGATGGATCATCGGCTCCCCCAGTAAGAGCAAGTTGA